From the Mahella australiensis 50-1 BON genome, the window TTTGCCTTATGAACAAATAGCTGCTGCATATGAACAGCAAGGGTATAAAAACTATGAGGGAAAACCTATCAAAATTCAGGGGGAGGATGCCTATTTAAAATCTGATCCTACGTTGTACCCCTTAAATGACAGAGCATCGCCTACTACTGAGCCGTATGACCCTTCTAAAATACGTTTGAATACAATAGGCGGATACAGATGGAACCTACCAGGTCAGTGGATTATGTGGGAGATTGATGTGCCTGAAGACGGATTGTACAGGTTGGCCTTCAAAGTAAGACAGAATATGGTTAGGGGCTCGTTTAGCAATAGGCGGCTTTTAATCGACGAAAAAGTGCCGTTTGACGAAGCGGGGGATTTAAAATTCGAATATAAAAACGACTGGGTAATGTATGAACTAACCAAAAACGCTCAGCCATGTCTATTTTACTTGACAAAAGGCAAACATGAAGTAAAACTTGAGGTTACGCTGGGTGATTTAGCGGAAATTATACGTACTATAGAATCCAGCTTATATCAGCTTAATGAGGCTTATAGAAAAATAATAATGGTAACCACCCCTACGCCGGATCCTTACAGGGATTATCAATTAGACCTGCAAATACCTGATGTGATAAAGGAACTGGATAAGCAAGGGAATATAATAGATGAGATGGCGCAGCAGCTCATAGCTTATACCGGCCAAAGAGGCTCTCAAAGCGCCATACTTTATCGTTTATCTTATCAACTGAAAGACATGGCGAGAAGGCCTGATAGAATTCCCAGGATGCTTAACGATTTCAAGACCAACATAGGAAGCTTGGGTACATGGATACTTTCGGCCAGGGAACAGCCATTGGAGATAGATTATATTTGGCTTGGTTCTCCTACTAAGCAGCTTCCAGAAGTTGGCACGAGTTTAGGACAAAAGGCGCTTCATGAAACGAGGGCACTTATAGCATCCTTTACCGAGGATTATAACAGCGTAGGTAATGTATATGGCGGGGAGGCTTTGAAGGTGTGGATCCAGACCGGTAGAGATCAGGCCCAGGTATTAAAGCAGATTATAGACGACACATTTACGCCACAAACTGGTGTACCTGTAAATCTGGAGCTGGTACAACCAGGTACGCTGCTGCCTGCTGTCGTGGCAAATATAGGGCCGGACGTGGCATTGCAATTGGGCATTAGCGATCCTGTTAACTTTGCTACCCGTCATGCCGCTATAGATCTGACGCAATTTGATGAATTTGATGAAGTGGCGAAACGCTTTCATGACAGCGCTCTGGTACCATATGAATTTAATGACGGTGTTTTTGCTCTTCCGGAAACGCAAAGTTTCCCCATGTTGTTTTATAGAACTGATATACTAGATGAACTGAATTTACAGGTACCACAGACGTGGCAAAATGTTTTTAACATACTGCCAGTTATACAAAAGAATCATATGGATTTCGGGATTCCTATATCTACTACACAAACACCCGGTGCCGGCATGACGTCATTTACGATGTTTTTATATCAGATGGGGGGTAAACTCTATAAGGAAGACGGTATAGCCACCGCACTAGATGAGGAGGAAGCTATCGAAGCGTTTAAGATGTGGACGGAGCTCTATGTGAATTACAAATTTCCGGTGCAGTATGATTTCGCTAATAGATTTAGAATAGGGGAAATGCCTATAGGTATAGCCGATTATCAGACATATAACTTTTTATCGGTGTTTGCCCCTGAAATAAGAGGGTTATGGGATTTTGCGCCAGTACCGGGAACGGAAAAACTGGATGGCTCTATCGATCGATCGGTACCAAGCGGTGGTACGGCGGCTATGATGGTAAGAGGCGTAAAAGATAAAAATGCAGCGTGGGAGTTTTTGAAATGGTGGACTAGCACTGAGACTCAGGAGCGTTTTGGCAGGGAAATGGAAAGCCTGTTGGGTGCAGCAGGAAGATATCCTACTGCCAATATAGAAGCTTTAGAGAAATTACCGTGGCCGGTTAAGGATTACAAGAACCTTATGGCACAATGGCAGTGGGTTAAAGGTAATCCCGAAGTGCCTGGCGGGTATTTTACGCCAAGGCATCTTGACAATGCATTTAGAGAGGTTATATACAGTGGAGAAGATCCAAGGGAAACTATACTCGATTATGTCCGAGTTATAAATGATGAGATTACCAACAAGCGCATCGAATTCGGCTTACCGACGCTCGAAGATTTGAAAGATAAGACGGGAAGGTGATAGAATGGCTGCTAATGTTATGCCTAGCATAAAGACCTCGTTTAAAACCAGGATGAGCAATGCGTGGTTAGAGGCGAAGAAAAATAAAATTTCATATATATTTCTCGCACCATATGCAATAATATTTGCTATATTTACTATAGTACCAGTGCTAACTTCTATCGGTTTGAGTTTCACTTATTATAATATACTTGAGCCACCCAAATGGGTTGGATTTCAGAATTACATAAATTTGCTTTTGGATGATGAAGTATTTTTAATAGCTATTAAAAATACATTTATATTTGCAGCTATAACCGGGCCCATAGGATATTTCGCCGCCCTGTTTTTCGCATGGATGATAAATGAGCTCCCACCCAAGATAAGGGCGATAATGGTAGTGATATTCTATGCCCCTACCATCTCTGGGCAGGCATATGTGGTGTGGAATACATTATTCAGCGGAGATGCTTATGGTTATATAAATGGCTTACTTATCAATTTGGGCATTATATATGAGCCAATTCAGTGGCTTACCGATCCAGCATATATGAAAACAGCTGCTATAATAGTAGTACTATGGATGAGCTTGGGAACAGGCTTTTTGGCATTTGTAGCAGGGCTGCAAGGGATAGATAATACACTTTATGAGGCAGGATATGTAGATGGTATTCAAAACAGGTGGCAAGAATTATGGTATATAACGTTGCCTTCTATGAAACCACAGCTACTGTTCGGTGCTGTGATGTCCATTACGTCATCATTTGCCATACACGAAGTGTTAGTACCGTTAGTCGGTTTTCCGAGCACGGACTATGCTGCGCACACTGTAGTATCACATTTGGTAGACTATGGGAATATAAGATTCGAGATGGGGTATGCCTCAGCTATAGCTACGTTGCTATTTATAGCGATGGTGGGCACTAACCAAATAGTCCAGCGACTATTAAGAAAGGTAGGTAGCTGATATGGCTAAAATAAAGGTCAAAGCAAGGCAAAGGAAACCTAATCGCTCTCTGGGCGGCGATATAACAAATATAGTGATACTGGTGTTGTTCGGCTTATTTTTTGCCATGCCGCTGATATATGCCATATCCAATGCTTTTAAGCCTTTGGACGAAATATTTCTGTTTCCGCCGCGTTTTTTTGTAAGGAATCCTTCTCTGGAAAATTTTCAAGATCTATTTATATTGATGCAACAATCATGGGTTCCTTTTTCCAGGTATATATTGAATACCGTATTTATAACGGCTGTAGGAACTGTTGGCCACGTGATAATAGCATCTATGGCGGCTTATGTCTTGGCAAAGCATAAATTCCCAGGTAGGATTCTATTTTTCAATATAGTAGTACTGTCGCTCATGTTTTCTTACCACGTTACTGCTATACCGAGCTACCTTACCATGTCGTTTTTGGGTTGGATAGATACCTATTATGCCATAATAGTACCTCAACTGGCATATTCCCTCGGCTTATTTTTGATGAAGCAATTCATGGAACAGATACCCGATTCCCTGTTAGAAGCGGCTAGGATAGACGGTGCCAGTGAATTCCGTGTATTCTGGCAGATAGCTATGCCTACGGTTAAACCGGCATGGCTCACGCTGGTTATATTTGTATTTCAAAACTTATGGAATACGACGGGCGGCACCTATATATACAGAGAAGAGTTAAAAACGCTACCTTATGCATTGCAACAGATACTGGCGGGTGGTATAGCAAGGGCAGGCGTAGCAGCTGCTGTGGCTTTGCTTATGATGAGCGTTCCTATAATGCTATTTATACTGACGCAGAGCAATATAATTCAGACTATGACCACATCGGGTATAAAGGAATGAAGGAGGGGTGCGGATATGACGAGAAAAATGTGTGTTTTATTAATTGCGATAATATGTTTATCGATAATTTTCCCTGGTTTTGCTTCTGCAACTCCACCATATGAAAGTTACACGTATGATTATTGGGGAAATGTTTTATACGCTCCTCACGCATATCTTCCCGACAGAGTGATAGACGGGTCAAGCTTAGGTATAGGGAATTTTAATACACCGGGAGATTTATTTGTTAGTAAAGACGGCAAGATATATATAGCCGATTCAGGGAATAACCGGATAATTATAGCTGATAGTAATTGGAACATATTAAATGAACTGAAGACATTCGAGCATGATGGCAAAAACGATACATTTAAAAACCCTCAAGGCTTATATGTTACCGAAGAAGGGCATATATATATTGCGGATACCGACAACGGGCGGTTAATAGAGTTCGGGCCTTCAGGGGAGTTTATAAGGGAGATAGGCGCACCTGAAGCGGATATAATACCTGCCGATTTCATTTATAAACCTATGAAGATTGTGTTGGATAAGGCCAAGAGGATATATGTTATAGCTCAGAATGTTAACCAAGGTATAATAGAGCTAAATGCCGATGGTACGTTTCAGGGGTATATGGGTGCCAGCAGGGTAACGCCTAATATGGTCGACTATATATGGAAGATGATATCGACCCGGGAGCAACGTGCCGGAATGGTTTTGTTTGTACCTACAGAATACAATAATATTTATATAGATGATGAAGGATTTTTATATGTTACCACAAGCGCTTTAAGCGATGCGGATATACAGAATGCGATTAATTCGAGGAGTACAGATGATAGAGTTGCGCCTATAAGACGCTTAAATCTCACCGGTACCGACGTGTTGAGAAGGCGCGGTTTTTTCCCGCCGGTAGGAGATATAAGATTCCCGTATATAGGATCAGTGAGAGGACCTTCTACATTGGTCGATGTGTCGGTAGACAGTGCTAGCGGTATATATAGTGTTTTAGATAGAAAAAGAGGGCGTGTATTTACATATGATGATGATGGTAATATCCTCTATATTTTCGGAGGCATAGGGGAACAGGCAGGAACATTTAAAAGTCCGACAGCTATTGAAAGAATAGGGAATCAAATATTGGTATTGGATTCCAAGCTAAACAGCGTAACGGTATTTTCCATAACGGAATATGGTTCCCTTATAAATGAGGCCCTTTCTCTACACCACAAAGGCGAATACGATAAAGCAGCCGATCGATGGCAACAGGTTCTCCACTATAATTCTAATTATGAATTGGCTTATATAGGTCTCGGTAAATCGTTGCTAAGGCAAGACCGCTTTGCTGAAGCTATGGAGAATTTTAAATTGGGCAATAAGCGAGACCTTTATTCCAAAGCATTCCAGTACTATAGAAAAGAAATGGTCGAACAAAGCTTTAGTTGGATAGTAGGGGGAATAGTACTTGCTATAATAGCCATATGGCTCATATCAAAATATAGAAATAAGATATTCAAAAAGGGCAATAAACTTCTGGATAGCCTTGGTTATTCGTTTCATGTGATATTCCACCCATTTGACGGATTCTGGGATCTAAAACATGAGAAAAGAGGAAACTTGCCGGTTGCTTTTATAATGATCATACTGCTTATAGTGACCTTTGTTTTAAGAAGACAGCTTACCGGCTTTGCGTTTAATACTAATAATCCCAGAACGCTTAATATATTTACTGAAATAGTTAGTGTTGTAATACCGTATGGGCTTTGGTGCATAGCTAATTGGTGTCTTACAACATTGATGGATGGAGAAGGCAGCTTTACTGACATCGTTATAGCCACAGCTTATGCGACGGTGCCACTTGTATTGATAAACTTGCCGCTTATACCACTTAGCCACATCATAACGGTTGAGGAAGGGGCTTTCTATACATTTTTTGCTCAGCTTGCTGTGTTCTGGTGTGGACTGCTTATAGTGCTTGGTACTATGGTTACACATCAATACACTATGGGTAAAACCATAGGAACATCAGTGCTTACAATTGTAGGCATGGGCATTATAATATTTATCGGATTATTGGTGTTTGACTTACTCCAACAAATGATAACCTTTGTATATACAATATACAGAGAAATAGCGTTTAGAATCTAAAAAGGGGGTGGACTATATATGAGAAAAAGTTTAGTAGCAATAATCATCGCTATAGCATTTATCACATTATCTACAAATACAGCTCTTATGGCTCCTGATTCATCTATGCAACAGCAGACAGGCGATGCGTCGGCCATGCAAAATCCGGTGCCATCTGGAATGGAACTTGTAGCAGAAAATGAATTTTTGGCTATGTATTTTAATCCAGTTACTACCGAAGTTGCTATAAAAGATAAAAAATCTGGACATATATGGTATACCAATCCGCCTGATAGGGAACAGGATGCTATAGCTACGGGTGCTAATAAAGGAAAGCTTGGCTCTCAGTTAAGCATAACATATTATACCCCTACCGCCCAGCAACAGCAGATGGATAATTACAACGACAGCATAGCGCATAATCAATTTAAGGTGTCAAAAATAGATGATGGTATAAAGATAGTATATATGCGATCGTCAACGAAATTTTGAGCCACTCGCTAATGAAATTTTGAGCCACCTTCGCTAACGAATTCGTGAGCCACGCGCTAGCGAAATTTTGAGCCACCTTTGCAGGATTTAAAAGCAAATCTTGCAAAATAGCTCATTTTGCTTCTCTTTTTCAGCCCGAGGCAGGCTAACCAATCGAGTTCTACGATTTCATCGGGGGAGCCGGTCAGGTAAAAAGCGGGAGGGATAAATTCCCCAAGGCCTAACCCGCCAAGTCTTTATGCTCACGCTTTTTACCGGCGCTTGACAAGACCGGGTCCCAAAGGGATATAATATTTTAGGCGAGGGTTGGGCTGTTTGGATTTTTGCTTCCCTTCCGTTGCCCTCGGTATTTTTTGCCTATCCATTTGGGTGGTCTTGTCAAGAGAGACCGGCGACTCCCGAGTGCTAGACTCTGACTCTATCCTCGCTGGGCTGCTGCTTGCTGCTTGAACCGGTATGATGTACCGTTCATATTGAGTATGTGAGCCCTAAAGGTTAAGCGGTCTACCAGCGCTGCTGTCAGTACGGTATCTTGAAAAAATTCTACCCAACGGGAGAACTCTAAGTTAGTGGTTATCATTACGCTGGCTCTCTCTGAGCGTTCGGATAAAACCTGAAACAAAAGCTCCGAATGGTGCTTATTGAAGCTCAGGTAGGAAAGCTCGTCAAGTATGAGAAGATCAATTTTAGACAGTTGCTTCTCTATCTTGCTCAAGCGATGGTACTCCTGAGCTTCGGCCAGCTCGTTAGCCAACTGGGCCGCTGTGTAAAATCTCACCTTGTATCCGGCTTTGCATATTCTCATGCCTAAGCCGATGGCCAAGTGGGTTTTGCCGGTACCCGGGTTGCCTATCATGATGACATTCTCCCGATTTGCTACAAAATCACCTGTAGCCAGCTGCCAGACCAGTGCTTCTTCGACATGCTCCAACGCTTTGAAATCAAACTCATCCAGCGATTTAGCGAGTGGAAAGCCTGCTGCTTTAATCCTGCGCTTTAGCTGATTTTCCTGTCGTGTAGCCACCTCGTTGGCCAATAACTCGCATAAGAAATCCTCATAGCCCATGCCGTCCTCTGTGGCGTGACGCATAATCGGTTCGTATTTGGCTATGGTAGGCAGGCGAAGCTGCTTGGCATATAGGCGTATAAGTTCCTTTTTGGGATTTATCTCACTCATGGTTCTTATCACCTCCTGCCAAGAGCACGTCATAAGCGTTTAACGATACCTCTTTAACCGATACATCATTCGGAAAGGGTATAACATTATCCACGGCACCATTATCGTCGCTATCGGTTAATCTGCTCCTTAAAAGCTCAATGGTAGGCGATGATATATCCAATGCTTTGATCTCTTTTAGTATGCGTTCTGTGCCATAGTCTACCACCAGCCTGAGCAGTTTCACCATATCGCGGTTACCTGCCGGCAATCTTTGTCCCCATCGCAGTATTTCCTGAGGTATATTGGCTTGCTTAACTGGTTTAGCATTCAACACCGCTCTGGGACGCTTCTCCAAAAGGTCAATGTAATGGCTCAACTGATACTGAACAGTATTTGCCGTATAGCTCCTAGGATAGGCAGCCACATCCTCATTATGATAATATATCCTGACCGTTGTGCCGTATCCTTTGACGGTAACATTCTTGCCCACCAAATGAAGAGGGACCGAATACTGGCTGCCGTCAAAACGCACTATGCCAAATTCATTTACACCGGCAGTAACCTGAATGGCAGTATCAAAGGGATATAAGGGCAACGGTATCAAGCTGGCTCGTTCGGTCTCATAGCCTTTACCCACTGTTTGGGAACGGCCCCTTATGGTATGCGAGCGGTACTTTATGCATCTATCCAGTATTATCTGATTTAGCTCTTCTATGCTATCGACGTGCACAAGAGGTACCAGTACATTGCGACGTATATATCCTACCAGGCCTTCTACCAGTCCTTTTTCATGCCCCTCTGCCAGGTTGCAGTACTCAGTTGCAAAGGCATAATGGGCCTTCAATGCCATAAAGCGCTGCTGTTCTTTAACTACATGGGTACCCCAGCCTTCTTTTACAGCAAGCCGGGAATTGTCGAATATCTCCTTTCTTGCTACGCCGCCGAAGTATTCAAAACCGGCTCTATGGCCTTCCAGGAAAGATTCTTCATTTTCCCTGGTAAAAGCCATGACAAAGATATCGCAGCTAAAGCACAAGCGCATACAGAACAAATGTACGGTTTGTTTTACGCCTTTTATATATACCTTAGCCGCTCCCCAATCCACTTGGACCGCTTCACCGGGCTCAAAGGATAAAGGGATATAGGCGTTATTGACGTTTTGCCGCAGTTGCTGGACGTACTGCCTTACAGTGGACTCTCCGCCCATAAACCCTTTTTCCTCTACCAAACGGTCATAAATCCTTTTTGCCGTATGCTGCTGCTTTTTGACGTTCTCTTGTTTATCCTGTTCCAAGCAGGAGTGGATAAACTCGATTACTTCCGTGGTTAGTACCGGGGCAATCCTTCCTTGGTAAGGTTTGCGTTGCCCTGGCATACATGCACCTTGGCAATACTTTTTGACAGTATTGCGTGAGATACCCAAACGCCTGGCAATCTCCCTTTGCGAGCAATGCTCTACAGCATAAAGCTGACGAATTTCTTGATATAGATCCACTTCAATTGTCACACTCCTTAGCCTCCTGTATCATAAGTTTTTCATGTCTATAATACAGGATTTCTAGTCTTTAGTGGATCAAAAATTCGTTAGCGTTTGACCTGTTTTTGGCTCACTTTTATTATAGCGTTTATATATATACAATAGGACGGGTTCAGAAAGTATTGATAGTTCCTCAGGCTATAAGCGCTGAGAGGTTTGAGCAGATACTAGATAAAATACCTAGTGCTTCGGATAAAAGTGTGCTTAAAAGAAGATATAGGCTGATATCATTGAAAAGTATGAAGGATGAAAGCGAGCGGCGGGATGCTTTATCCCAATACCCTGTGCTGGAAGAACACGATATTTATGAATTAAGGCCAAACCTGAACGACCTTGTGATGCAACAGCTTGACGAAATATTCAGGTCGACAGGTTATACAATAGACGACTTAAATAAAGATCATGCGGAGAATAATGTGCCGCCTAGAGAAGCTAATAAAGATATATTTACAATACCGCTTGAATACAAACTGGACGGTGAAGGGCTTATTGTATCTGTAGATGCAAAAGAAATAAAATATGATACATCGTATCCATTGACCCAAATAAGAGTGCTCGAGTTTTTTGGAGCAGGCAATGCCGAAACGAGCGGGTATATGCTGGTGCCTGACGGTTCAGGTGCGATCATAAACATGAATAATGGTAAGAATGATGTCCGCCCATATATGGGGTATCTGTATGGTAACGATCGGGCTATAAGGCGGGAGGAAGTATTTGAAAGGAGTGAACAGGCATATCTGCCACTGTTTGGCATTAAACAGGGAGATAACGCATTATTCGGTATTGTTGAGGAGGGAAGCGCCTTCGCCTCTATTGTAGCCGATGTGAGCGGTAGAATAAATTCATACAATATCGCTTGTGTTGAATTTATGACATTGCCTAATGATACTATAGATCTGACCGCTATGGCAGGTAATAATGTCGTAATGGCGTATCAGCCCAGAATATATCAAGGGGCTTTTAAAATAAGATACAGTTTTTTATCTGGCCAAGATGCCGATTACGTTGGTATGGCAAAAAGCTATAGGGAATATTTATTGAACAAAGGACAACTCAAGAAAGCAAAAAATGGGTCGGGGTTGCCGTTTTATATTGAACTTATAGGAGCTATAGATAGGATAAAACCAGTAGCTGGCGTGCCAGTAAGAGGTATTGAGCCGCTTACAACCTATGACCAGGCTATAGAGATAATAGACAAAATGATAAATAGCGGTATATCCAACATAAAGTTGAAATATACAGGATGGTTTAATGGGGGTATAAGGCATTCTTTGTCCAATAATATAAATTTGCAATCCCAACTAGGTGGCAAGAAAGATTTTAATAAATTAACAAGCTTTGCCGCCGACAATGGTGTAGAGATTTATCCTAACGTAAGCTTTGAATATGCATATAAAGATAAGATGTTCGATGGTTTTAGCGCCCGTTCTGATGCGGCGCGTTTTCTAGACAGAGAAGTGGCGCTTGTATACGACTTTGATCCGGCTACCAATAGATACGATAATACAAAGGAACCGTATTACATAATAAGCCCGACTAGAATAAATCCCATAGTATCATCTTTTTTAGAAGATTATAAAGGACTAAATGTAAACGGTTTATCGCTTGCTACCATGGGCAGTGATCTTAACTCTAACTTCCGCGAGAATGGATTGGTTGATAGGGAGCAGGCTAAAGCTTTAATGGTGGAACAAATGGAGAAATTGACACAGAAAGGTATAAGCCTTATGGCCAGCGGCGTTAACGATTATGCTTTGCCTTACGTTGCTCATATATTGAATATGCCTATGGATTCTAGCGGCTATAATATTACGGATGAAAGCGTACCGTTTTACGAAATAGCACTCCATGGGTATATATCGTATGCTGGTGAACCTATAAACCTCGCGGGCGATTATACTAGGTCAGTCTTGAAAGCCGCAGAAACTGGAGCGGGGTTATATTTTACCTGGATATATGGCGAGAATTCATTGGTGAAGGATTCGGATTATAACTATTTATATTCGGTCAATTATGAAGCATGGCTCGGCAGAGCAGTGGAATTATATAATCGTATGAATGCAGTGCTTTCTGACGTACAGGATAAGGCTATTGTCGATCATCGAAAACTAAGGCAGGATGTTTATAAGGTTACATTTGAAGGCGGCAAGAGCATTATTGTGAATTATAGTGATGCTCCTGTGTCTATAAATGATACTATTATAGAAGCTAATAATTTTAAGGTGTTTGAAGGGAGCAGTAGCAGATGAATATTAAATCTAAACATCGAGTAACATTAGAGGGCAAAAAAGCTATAACGGGTTATATGTTTATAGCGCCATTTTTGTTAGGACTATTTGTATTCTTCCTTTATCCGCTGGTACAATCGATAATATTCAGCTTTAATGATCTGGAGGTAACGGCAACTGGTTATAAACTAACCTATGTGGGACTGAACAATTTTAGAAAGGCGTTTTTCGTAGATCCGGATTTCAGAAGGGTACTTGTAGAAGCTATAACTCAGATGATAACCGATGTGCCCCTCATAGTTATATTTAGTTTCTTTGCTGCTACCTTACTCAATCAAGAATTCAAAGGGAGAGCTTTTGCTAGAGCGGTGTTCTTTTTACCTGTCATATTGACATCCGGTGTAATAGTAGCGATTGAAAACAGCGATATGTTGCTGAGCATGGCGAGAAACAGTTTCGAAGAAGAAGCTACCACTGGTGCGGCTGCTTCTGTGGTACAGGCGTTAGAACTAAGGCGCCTGCTTATGCAAGCGCGACTAGACCCGCGATTTATAGGTTATATAACCGGTGCTATAGATAATATATACCAGGTGGTAACGGCGTCAGGCGTTCAAATATTGGTGTTTTTGGCTGGACTGCAAACCATATCTCCGTCGCTTTATGAAGCGGCTATAGTAGAAGGGGCCACAGGATGGGAAAAATTCTGGAAGATTACCTTTCCGATGGTAAGTCCACTTATATTGGTCAATGTGGTTTATTCCATAATAGACTCATTTACAAGGCCTACCAATCAAGTGATGCAGATGATTATGGATGCAGCTTTTAAGCAATCGTCATATGGTTATAGTTCGGCAATTGCATGGGTATACTTCATAGCTATAATGCTTATTTTAGGTGTAGCCGTAGGTATAATATCTAAATGGGTATTCTATCAAGAATAACGATAGGGGGTTGAAGTATGAGTTCTATAGCGATGGAACAGCGGGATGCGACAATAGCAAGAAAGACCAAGCACAGTTATTTTTCTGTATACAGATTGCGTCAATTGATGTGGTCTATAGTAAGGATGATTTTGGTTATAGGGATATGCTTTGTCATATTATATCCGCTTATAGTAAAATTTTCTATATCAATAATGAAAGAAAAGGATCTTTATGACATAACAGTACGGTATGTACCGAAACATTTTACATTCGAGAACTATCAGACTGCATGGACGTATATGAGATATCCTGAAGCATTTATGAACTCGGTAAAGTTATCTCTGTTGACCAGCTTGGTACAGCTCATATCGTGTACATTGATAGGTTATGGTTTTGCAAGATTTAATTTTCCATTAAAGAATTTACTTTTTGGTCTGGTTATAGTCATACTGGTGGTACCGCCACAGACTATAATGATACCGTTATTTCTACATTTCAGATTTTTTGACATATTCGGTATTATATCTGCTTTGACAGGCAAAACTCTAAACCTCTTGGATACGTACTGGCCGTTTGTTTTGCTATCGGCTACCGGTATGGGCCTAAAAAACGGCTTATACATATATATAATGCGTCAGCATTTTAGAGGAGCGCCTAAAGATCTCGAAGAAGCGGCATATATAGATGGGGCTGGCGCCTTTAAGACGTTTTATAGGGTTATGTTGCCAGGAGCCATACCGATGATGGTTACGGTATTTCTGTTTTCTTTTGTATGGCAATGGACAGATACTTTTTATTCCTCCTTGTTTTTACAGAGGCTATGGGTATTACCTACTGCGCTGAGTTCGCTGGTACCTAATGTGTCGCAAGCTTACTCATCGGCACAACTGGGTATGATGGTGTATTTAAGCCCGGCTTATTCGTCTATGCTCAACAATACAGGTA encodes:
- the istB gene encoding IS21-like element helper ATPase IstB; translated protein: MSEINPKKELIRLYAKQLRLPTIAKYEPIMRHATEDGMGYEDFLCELLANEVATRQENQLKRRIKAAGFPLAKSLDEFDFKALEHVEEALVWQLATGDFVANRENVIMIGNPGTGKTHLAIGLGMRICKAGYKVRFYTAAQLANELAEAQEYHRLSKIEKQLSKIDLLILDELSYLSFNKHHSELLFQVLSERSERASVMITTNLEFSRWVEFFQDTVLTAALVDRLTFRAHILNMNGTSYRFKQQAAAQRG
- a CDS encoding carbohydrate ABC transporter permease, which encodes MSSIAMEQRDATIARKTKHSYFSVYRLRQLMWSIVRMILVIGICFVILYPLIVKFSISIMKEKDLYDITVRYVPKHFTFENYQTAWTYMRYPEAFMNSVKLSLLTSLVQLISCTLIGYGFARFNFPLKNLLFGLVIVILVVPPQTIMIPLFLHFRFFDIFGIISALTGKTLNLLDTYWPFVLLSATGMGLKNGLYIYIMRQHFRGAPKDLEEAAYIDGAGAFKTFYRVMLPGAIPMMVTVFLFSFVWQWTDTFYSSLFLQRLWVLPTALSSLVPNVSQAYSSAQLGMMVYLSPAYSSMLNNTGSILVIIPLIIIYLFAQRYFVESIERSGLTGM
- a CDS encoding DUF5696 domain-containing protein; translation: MIVPQAISAERFEQILDKIPSASDKSVLKRRYRLISLKSMKDESERRDALSQYPVLEEHDIYELRPNLNDLVMQQLDEIFRSTGYTIDDLNKDHAENNVPPREANKDIFTIPLEYKLDGEGLIVSVDAKEIKYDTSYPLTQIRVLEFFGAGNAETSGYMLVPDGSGAIINMNNGKNDVRPYMGYLYGNDRAIRREEVFERSEQAYLPLFGIKQGDNALFGIVEEGSAFASIVADVSGRINSYNIACVEFMTLPNDTIDLTAMAGNNVVMAYQPRIYQGAFKIRYSFLSGQDADYVGMAKSYREYLLNKGQLKKAKNGSGLPFYIELIGAIDRIKPVAGVPVRGIEPLTTYDQAIEIIDKMINSGISNIKLKYTGWFNGGIRHSLSNNINLQSQLGGKKDFNKLTSFAADNGVEIYPNVSFEYAYKDKMFDGFSARSDAARFLDREVALVYDFDPATNRYDNTKEPYYIISPTRINPIVSSFLEDYKGLNVNGLSLATMGSDLNSNFRENGLVDREQAKALMVEQMEKLTQKGISLMASGVNDYALPYVAHILNMPMDSSGYNITDESVPFYEIALHGYISYAGEPINLAGDYTRSVLKAAETGAGLYFTWIYGENSLVKDSDYNYLYSVNYEAWLGRAVELYNRMNAVLSDVQDKAIVDHRKLRQDVYKVTFEGGKSIIVNYSDAPVSINDTIIEANNFKVFEGSSSR
- the istA gene encoding IS21 family transposase, whose translation is MTIEVDLYQEIRQLYAVEHCSQREIARRLGISRNTVKKYCQGACMPGQRKPYQGRIAPVLTTEVIEFIHSCLEQDKQENVKKQQHTAKRIYDRLVEEKGFMGGESTVRQYVQQLRQNVNNAYIPLSFEPGEAVQVDWGAAKVYIKGVKQTVHLFCMRLCFSCDIFVMAFTRENEESFLEGHRAGFEYFGGVARKEIFDNSRLAVKEGWGTHVVKEQQRFMALKAHYAFATEYCNLAEGHEKGLVEGLVGYIRRNVLVPLVHVDSIEELNQIILDRCIKYRSHTIRGRSQTVGKGYETERASLIPLPLYPFDTAIQVTAGVNEFGIVRFDGSQYSVPLHLVGKNVTVKGYGTTVRIYYHNEDVAAYPRSYTANTVQYQLSHYIDLLEKRPRAVLNAKPVKQANIPQEILRWGQRLPAGNRDMVKLLRLVVDYGTERILKEIKALDISSPTIELLRSRLTDSDDNGAVDNVIPFPNDVSVKEVSLNAYDVLLAGGDKNHE
- a CDS encoding carbohydrate ABC transporter permease, which encodes MNIKSKHRVTLEGKKAITGYMFIAPFLLGLFVFFLYPLVQSIIFSFNDLEVTATGYKLTYVGLNNFRKAFFVDPDFRRVLVEAITQMITDVPLIVIFSFFAATLLNQEFKGRAFARAVFFLPVILTSGVIVAIENSDMLLSMARNSFEEEATTGAAASVVQALELRRLLMQARLDPRFIGYITGAIDNIYQVVTASGVQILVFLAGLQTISPSLYEAAIVEGATGWEKFWKITFPMVSPLILVNVVYSIIDSFTRPTNQVMQMIMDAAFKQSSYGYSSAIAWVYFIAIMLILGVAVGIISKWVFYQE